A DNA window from Aminipila luticellarii contains the following coding sequences:
- a CDS encoding DUF3298 and DUF4163 domain-containing protein, translating to MLNDKEFLNLKKNYEDVEIPEDLEQIVQQTIDRAETELLQEKTEREKKQRGRKMKRRVGSAAAAVVIIVGSFGLGVNTSKAFADTVSDIPVLSSLAKVFTIEQVHEETDYYVADMKIPGIEGLKDKKLQQQINELVHKQVTTAVNETKKSTEADKKAYLATGGKEEDYMHPEISVDYDVKCLNDKILSFSVYKTQTMASAYFDMFYYNYDLTTGKPITLKGLLGKDYKEIANKQIKEQIAEREKEPGSMYWDTCEGMEDEAFKTIADDQQFYVNKAGNPVIVFNKYEIAPGYMGIQEFEIQK from the coding sequence ATGCTGAATGATAAAGAATTTTTAAATCTTAAGAAAAATTATGAGGATGTGGAAATTCCTGAAGACCTGGAACAAATTGTGCAGCAAACCATAGACCGTGCGGAAACGGAATTATTGCAGGAAAAAACAGAGAGAGAAAAGAAGCAAAGAGGTAGAAAGATGAAAAGACGAGTGGGAAGTGCAGCAGCAGCAGTAGTAATTATAGTGGGATCCTTTGGATTAGGGGTGAATACAAGTAAGGCATTTGCGGATACCGTTTCAGATATTCCTGTTTTGAGCAGCTTGGCAAAGGTATTTACCATCGAACAGGTTCATGAGGAAACCGATTATTACGTAGCGGATATGAAAATTCCGGGGATTGAAGGCTTAAAGGATAAAAAGCTTCAACAGCAAATTAATGAGCTGGTTCACAAGCAAGTAACGACAGCAGTAAATGAAACCAAAAAGTCGACAGAAGCGGATAAAAAGGCTTATTTGGCCACCGGAGGGAAAGAGGAAGATTATATGCATCCTGAAATAAGCGTGGATTATGACGTGAAATGCCTGAATGATAAGATCTTGTCCTTCTCCGTATATAAAACACAGACTATGGCAAGTGCTTATTTTGATATGTTTTATTACAATTATGATTTAACGACCGGAAAGCCTATCACTTTAAAAGGTTTGCTGGGCAAGGATTATAAGGAAATTGCCAATAAGCAGATTAAAGAACAAATCGCAGAACGGGAAAAAGAGCCGGGCAGTATGTATTGGGATACGTGTGAGGGCATGGAAGATGAAGCTTTTAAAACCATTGCAGATGACCAGCAGTTTTATGTAAATAAAGCGGGAAATCCGGTGATTGTCTTTAATAAATACGAAATCGCACCGGGCTATATGGGCATACAGGAATTTGAAATTCAAAAATAA
- the pyrE gene encoding orotate phosphoribosyltransferase has protein sequence MGYKKQFMEFMVRSGVLTFGDFTTKSGRKTPYFVNTGNYKTGAQADKLGHFYASCIAENMKNGNIDQGVAALFGPAYKGIPISVATAIAMSRDFSRDMNYCFNRKEEKDHGEGGKMVGYKLQDGDSVLIVEDVITAGTAVRETLPQLMAAAKVKVEGLIISVDRMERGQGEKTAIQEIEEEFGIKTYPLVTVREIIDTMYNVEIDGKIVINDEMKERMEGYLAQYCVL, from the coding sequence ATGGGCTATAAGAAACAGTTTATGGAGTTTATGGTGAGATCGGGCGTATTGACTTTCGGCGATTTCACAACCAAAAGCGGAAGAAAGACACCGTATTTTGTAAATACCGGAAATTATAAGACCGGTGCACAGGCAGACAAGCTGGGGCACTTTTATGCCAGCTGCATAGCGGAAAATATGAAAAACGGCAATATAGATCAAGGTGTTGCGGCACTATTCGGACCGGCTTACAAGGGCATTCCCATTTCGGTGGCTACGGCGATTGCCATGTCCAGAGATTTTAGCAGAGATATGAATTACTGCTTCAACCGAAAAGAGGAGAAGGATCATGGAGAAGGCGGAAAGATGGTGGGATATAAGCTTCAAGACGGTGATTCGGTTTTGATAGTCGAAGATGTTATCACTGCCGGAACGGCTGTCAGAGAAACACTGCCCCAACTAATGGCAGCAGCCAAGGTAAAGGTCGAAGGTCTGATTATCTCTGTAGACCGCATGGAGAGAGGCCAGGGAGAGAAGACGGCTATTCAGGAAATTGAGGAAGAATTCGGTATCAAGACCTATCCTCTGGTGACTGTCAGAGAGATCATTGATACCATGTATAACGTGGAAATAGATGGGAAGATCGTTATCAATGATGAAATGAAGGAACGAATGGAAGGATACTTGGCTCAATATTGTGTCCTGTAG